A DNA window from Roseovarius sp. Pro17 contains the following coding sequences:
- a CDS encoding glycosyltransferase produces the protein MNLALVIPVRNDQLGLDRLVAQARFMGVFAQIVVVDDASEVPVSVAGDIIGPRRCPVTVLRRDARGGAGTARNLALGMVQTDHMIFFDSDDLFTPEFAPLWESLQGRDFDFCLMRYQDSERAHFGGWGQNPHDEACWKRAEAGNDVLSEPSETALWTLAQAGNFPWNKIYRTAFLRDNGLRCTETQVHNDIELHWGSFLAARRVILSARIGALHVVRPGADRLTNISDATRLQLFQALNRVLETLAQHGNPLPATLSFLRFAADLLIWAERMIDADLRDAFRTRTQIFLQSAVTAQIHETLIHEDPVLALQLCLQRSAEPVPC, from the coding sequence ATGAACCTCGCGCTGGTCATCCCGGTGCGCAACGATCAGCTGGGGCTGGATCGGCTGGTGGCGCAGGCCCGTTTCATGGGGGTGTTCGCCCAGATCGTGGTCGTCGATGACGCCTCGGAGGTTCCCGTTAGCGTGGCAGGCGATATCATCGGCCCGCGCCGGTGTCCTGTCACGGTTTTGCGCCGGGATGCGCGGGGCGGGGCCGGGACGGCACGCAACCTCGCGCTGGGGATGGTGCAAACCGATCATATGATCTTTTTCGACAGCGACGATCTTTTTACGCCTGAATTCGCGCCGCTCTGGGAGTCGCTTCAGGGGCGGGATTTCGATTTCTGCCTGATGCGTTATCAGGACAGCGAGCGGGCGCATTTCGGTGGCTGGGGGCAGAATCCGCACGACGAAGCGTGCTGGAAGAGGGCCGAGGCAGGCAATGATGTTCTGAGCGAGCCAAGCGAAACGGCCCTTTGGACCCTGGCCCAAGCGGGGAATTTTCCTTGGAACAAGATCTATCGCACCGCATTTCTGCGCGACAACGGTCTGCGCTGCACGGAAACGCAGGTGCATAACGATATCGAACTGCACTGGGGCAGCTTTCTGGCCGCGCGCCGTGTCATTCTCTCTGCGCGCATCGGGGCGCTGCATGTGGTGCGTCCGGGGGCGGATCGCCTGACCAACATATCGGATGCCACGCGCCTTCAGCTGTTTCAGGCACTAAACCGCGTGCTTGAGACGCTGGCACAGCACGGTAATCCGCTCCCCGCCACTTTGTCGTTCCTGCGTTTTGCCGCTGATCTGCTGATCTGGGCTGAGCGCATGATTGACGCGGACCTGCGCGACGCATTTCGCACCCGTACACAGATTTTCCTGCAATCAGCAGTGACGGCGCAGATTCACGAGACCTTGATCCATGAAGATCCGGTGCTGGCACTGCAACTTTGCCTGCAAAGGTCGGCGGAGCCTGTGCCATGCTGA
- a CDS encoding sugar transporter: MTDNNTKGDAPRKPDQSPGAAVGSGKAPAPKAGPGHRAGPGGRPKPPPVVNIRPMAEPAGMKRRHRGVLIGFAVFVLVPLVVVAIYLGLVAKDQYASTAGFTVRQEEGASATDLLGGLAKFTGSSASGDSDILYEFIRSQALVRRIDEARDLRGYYSQNWSADPVFSLWPDASIEDLRWFWKRIVRVSYEQSSGLIEVEVLAFDPLMAQMIAGDIVRESQDMVNALNEVARVDAINYAMADLAQAEQRLKNTRSELTGFRTRTQIVDLQSDIQGRMGVMNNLQQQLATELVDFDELSGTTRSDDPRVSQAMRRIEVIRGRIAQERRDFATTEVPQTGEDYPTLISEFEGLVVEREFAEQAYRAALTARDSAQAEAIRQSRYLAAYIEPTLAEDAEYPRAFVIFGLAVRRQIKWDIRAA, encoded by the coding sequence TTGACAGATAACAACACAAAGGGCGATGCCCCGCGAAAACCCGATCAATCGCCGGGTGCTGCCGTGGGCTCAGGAAAAGCACCTGCGCCCAAGGCCGGGCCGGGGCATAGAGCGGGGCCGGGCGGTAGACCCAAGCCGCCCCCCGTGGTCAATATTCGCCCCATGGCCGAGCCTGCCGGCATGAAACGGCGTCACCGGGGGGTTCTGATCGGCTTTGCGGTTTTTGTTCTCGTGCCGTTGGTCGTGGTGGCGATTTATCTGGGTCTGGTGGCCAAGGATCAATACGCCTCGACAGCCGGCTTTACCGTGCGTCAGGAGGAAGGCGCCAGTGCTACCGATCTTCTGGGCGGGCTGGCAAAATTTACGGGCAGCAGCGCTTCGGGCGATAGTGATATCCTTTACGAATTCATTCGCAGCCAGGCCTTGGTCAGGCGGATCGACGAGGCGCGCGATCTGCGTGGATATTATTCACAGAATTGGAGCGCGGATCCGGTCTTTTCGCTCTGGCCCGATGCGTCGATTGAGGATCTGCGCTGGTTCTGGAAGCGTATCGTGCGGGTGTCCTACGAGCAGTCCAGCGGGTTGATCGAAGTCGAAGTCCTGGCCTTTGATCCGCTGATGGCCCAGATGATCGCCGGCGATATCGTGCGTGAAAGTCAGGACATGGTGAACGCGCTGAACGAGGTCGCGCGTGTCGATGCCATCAATTATGCGATGGCCGATCTGGCGCAGGCCGAGCAGCGGCTAAAGAACACCCGCTCAGAACTGACCGGCTTCCGCACCCGAACCCAGATCGTCGATCTGCAATCCGACATTCAAGGCCGAATGGGGGTGATGAACAACCTTCAGCAGCAACTGGCCACCGAGCTCGTCGACTTTGACGAGCTAAGCGGAACCACCCGCAGCGACGACCCTCGTGTCAGTCAGGCCATGCGTCGCATTGAGGTAATTCGCGGCCGCATCGCCCAGGAGCGCCGCGATTTCGCCACGACCGAAGTGCCGCAAACCGGCGAGGATTATCCCACCCTGATCTCGGAATTCGAAGGTCTTGTCGTCGAGCGTGAGTTTGCCGAACAGGCCTATCGCGCGGCCCTGACAGCCCGCGATTCAGCGCAGGCCGAGGCGATCCGCCAAAGCCGCTATCTGGCCGCCTATATAGAGCCTACATTGGCCGAAGACGCCGAATATCCGCGAGCTTTCGTGATCTTCGGACTGGCTGTCCGTCGTCAAATAAAATGGGACATCAGAGCGGCTTGA
- a CDS encoding ABC transporter permease, with translation MSASDPSHPESTGQVPPQKPGAGLTTSFRTARTVFALMLREMSTRYGRSPGGYLWAILEPLGGVFILALAFSLLLRTPSLGNSFVLFYATGFVPFTLYQNISNAVARALSFSRPLMQYPVVTWGDAVLARFTLNALTGILVGYVVLLLIMVIIDTHVLLDIVPILKVIFLTLLLSLAVGVLNCVLIGLFDAWDMIWSIATRPLFLASGVIFIYEDMPPVVQKVLWYNPLMHITGLMREGFYSTYSPSYISELYVICVSLVVLFLGTVLLRRHHRDILTR, from the coding sequence ATGTCCGCCTCCGACCCCTCGCATCCCGAATCTACCGGGCAGGTTCCGCCCCAAAAACCGGGCGCAGGCCTAACGACGTCGTTTCGCACGGCGCGCACCGTGTTTGCACTTATGCTGCGCGAAATGTCCACCCGTTATGGCCGCTCGCCCGGGGGGTATCTGTGGGCCATTCTCGAACCTCTTGGCGGTGTATTCATCTTGGCGCTGGCTTTTTCATTGCTGCTGCGCACACCATCGCTGGGCAACAGCTTCGTCCTGTTCTACGCAACCGGATTCGTGCCGTTTACACTTTATCAGAACATCTCGAACGCGGTGGCGCGGGCGTTGTCGTTTTCCAGACCGCTGATGCAGTATCCGGTTGTGACATGGGGCGATGCCGTTCTGGCGCGGTTCACCCTGAATGCCCTGACCGGGATCCTTGTGGGCTATGTCGTCCTGTTGCTGATCATGGTGATCATCGACACGCATGTGTTGCTGGACATCGTGCCGATCCTCAAGGTGATCTTTCTAACGCTTCTGCTGAGTCTGGCGGTAGGAGTGTTGAACTGTGTTCTTATCGGGCTGTTCGACGCATGGGACATGATCTGGTCGATCGCAACACGGCCACTGTTTTTGGCTTCGGGGGTCATTTTCATCTACGAGGACATGCCCCCGGTGGTGCAGAAGGTGCTGTGGTACAACCCACTCATGCACATCACCGGGCTCATGCGCGAGGGGTTCTATTCCACCTATTCGCCCAGCTACATCTCCGAGCTTTACGTGATCTGCGTCAGCTTGGTCGTGCTTTTTCTTGGCACCGTCCTGCTGCGCCGCCATCACCGCGACATCCTGACCCGCTAA
- a CDS encoding glycosyltransferase, whose amino-acid sequence MSQQSKRQAERLVAVVVTHNRLAQLKITLMRLLECPAQDLTAVVVVDNAASDGTSEWLSAQNDPRLVTQRLEVNRGGAGGFAAGMAMARDRFNPDWLVVMDDDARPEPGALAAFHDRDKAGIDAVAAAVYFPDGRICEMNRPSRNPFWHGREFLRTALRGRGGFHLSPAIYQGTELREIDVTSFVGFFVSSKGLDLAGLPDPGLFLYGDDGLYTLGLRHAGGRMVFDPMVRFEHDCSTFSAAQRGQFAPIWKAYYYHRNLLLLYRLAAGWMFWPALCLILPRWLWKMRAHGGQRLLYLRLLRRAVRDGLGRRRDVAHAKVLGWAGL is encoded by the coding sequence GTGTCACAGCAAAGCAAAAGGCAGGCGGAACGGCTCGTGGCCGTGGTGGTGACGCATAATCGCCTGGCCCAGCTAAAGATCACGTTGATGCGGCTACTGGAATGTCCTGCGCAGGATCTGACCGCCGTGGTGGTGGTCGACAACGCCGCCAGCGACGGCACGTCCGAATGGCTGAGCGCGCAGAACGATCCGCGCCTGGTGACGCAACGCCTTGAGGTCAATCGCGGCGGAGCAGGTGGATTTGCCGCCGGCATGGCCATGGCGCGGGACCGGTTCAACCCTGATTGGCTGGTGGTCATGGACGACGATGCGCGCCCCGAACCGGGCGCACTGGCAGCCTTTCACGACCGCGACAAGGCCGGGATCGACGCGGTGGCGGCCGCCGTCTATTTCCCCGACGGGCGCATCTGCGAGATGAACCGCCCGTCGCGCAACCCGTTCTGGCATGGCCGCGAATTTCTGCGCACCGCGCTGCGCGGGCGGGGCGGGTTTCACCTGTCCCCTGCGATCTATCAGGGCACAGAGCTGCGCGAGATCGACGTCACATCCTTCGTCGGGTTCTTTGTATCGAGCAAGGGGCTCGATCTGGCTGGGCTGCCCGATCCGGGCCTTTTCCTTTATGGCGATGACGGGCTTTACACCCTTGGGCTTCGGCACGCAGGCGGGCGCATGGTATTCGACCCCATGGTGCGGTTCGAGCATGATTGCTCGACCTTTTCTGCCGCTCAGAGGGGGCAATTCGCCCCGATCTGGAAGGCCTATTACTACCACCGCAACCTGCTGCTGCTCTATCGGCTGGCGGCGGGGTGGATGTTCTGGCCGGCTTTGTGCCTGATCCTGCCGAGATGGCTGTGGAAGATGCGCGCACATGGCGGGCAGAGATTGCTTTATCTAAGACTTCTCAGGCGGGCCGTGCGCGACGGGCTGGGGCGGCGCAGGGATGTGGCGCATGCCAAGGTGCTGGGCTGGGCCGGTCTTTAA
- a CDS encoding flavodoxin family protein, with amino-acid sequence MVQLLIVYYSKTGGSRQMAEAANSAASEEVTTVLKTAQKAEPKDLLRADGYIFCAPENLAAIAGMMKDFYDRSYYPALGRIEGRPYAQMVCAGSDGENAARQTARIAQGWRLKEVQPPLIICTHAQTPEEILADKTIPEEQLALCRDLGAAMGAGLSMGVF; translated from the coding sequence ATGGTGCAGCTTTTAATCGTTTATTATTCCAAGACGGGTGGCAGTCGGCAGATGGCCGAAGCGGCTAATTCAGCGGCATCCGAAGAAGTGACGACAGTTTTAAAGACTGCGCAAAAGGCCGAGCCCAAGGATCTCTTGCGTGCAGACGGTTACATCTTCTGCGCGCCAGAGAACCTTGCCGCGATTGCGGGCATGATGAAGGATTTCTATGACCGCAGCTATTATCCAGCCCTCGGACGTATCGAGGGGCGCCCTTACGCGCAGATGGTATGTGCCGGTTCGGATGGGGAAAACGCAGCTCGTCAGACCGCTCGCATTGCCCAGGGTTGGCGGCTCAAGGAAGTTCAGCCACCATTGATCATTTGCACCCATGCGCAGACGCCCGAGGAAATCCTCGCCGACAAGACGATCCCCGAAGAACAACTCGCCCTTTGTCGCGATCTTGGCGCGGCGATGGGTGCCGGTCTGAGTATGGGAGTGTTCTGA
- a CDS encoding AMP-binding protein translates to MDFIKLEATAVVRKNSIAFVEQVFALYEARRPVVMVTDEAQAENLSGIMIDRCIVPAEQSGWFVAEHSLIHDDAPAQVSYTSGTEGQPKGILLTHANLADAAERIIKQMQMTAEIREYVGVPATFSFGLARYRAISAVGGQAYLPPRGFDPLELARMLDAGQVNALSVVPTLLRILLAEPTIIGEAGKYLRWMEIGSQQMTADEKRRVRELFPNALIVQHYGLTEASRSTFLQISGASKDVLESVGQPVGRTDVQLSADGRIRIRGPHVAKSRIDGDGLHDLQDAEGWLQTNDLGHMRDGHLFFDGRADDLINCGGMKIVPDQLEEHIRSRLESGAQIAVAKVPDAQRGDGVLVAVQTGPSETGPVRDAAVAALREMGVEAGSSLHIMAVDAIPKTGTGKVQRGVLAEQFVSQWLTEPAEPTLPTSKINDVLSLFRHEFSGQAIRPDDTFETLGGDSLLYIQFSLSFEKRFGQLPNKWEQLSVAELQRHVGVNVKTIWRRLESVTLTRAFFMVCIVALHTGAFVYSPNWGAAYFLVMLAGYSVARFQLPEIIRTGSVRTLLGTIKYVAIPTLILVALLQVYTQNFEVTPLLLVSNFLDPHTLRGFHFYFIEFYVQLLLLAALLFSFSTVRESFRVRPMFSALVLLMAVVLVDRTIESFWNGDYNYHRTPWHYAWAFVLGMVLAGANDLRTRLLALAVSIVAVWSVWGLSSAAYYVGGGCVIVLFVRAFVVPAPAKVLVAEIAGASMFIYLSHYEMIIIVTKVFGENKPWVSLISAVIVGVALTHMYAFCERRFIQSRKLAR, encoded by the coding sequence ATGGATTTCATCAAGCTAGAAGCCACTGCGGTGGTCCGCAAAAACTCGATCGCGTTCGTCGAGCAGGTATTTGCGCTTTATGAGGCGCGTCGCCCAGTGGTGATGGTCACAGACGAAGCGCAGGCCGAGAACTTGTCAGGCATAATGATTGACCGCTGCATCGTTCCTGCAGAGCAGTCGGGCTGGTTTGTCGCTGAACATTCTCTGATTCACGACGACGCACCCGCGCAGGTCAGCTACACGTCAGGGACCGAAGGCCAGCCGAAAGGCATCCTTCTGACGCACGCAAATTTGGCTGATGCCGCCGAGCGGATCATCAAGCAGATGCAGATGACCGCAGAGATACGTGAGTATGTGGGCGTGCCGGCTACCTTCAGCTTCGGCTTGGCTCGCTACCGGGCAATCAGCGCCGTGGGTGGTCAGGCCTACCTGCCTCCACGCGGTTTTGATCCTCTTGAGCTCGCCCGTATGCTCGACGCCGGCCAGGTCAATGCGCTTTCAGTGGTGCCAACCTTGCTTCGCATTCTGTTGGCAGAACCCACCATCATCGGTGAAGCGGGCAAGTACCTGCGCTGGATGGAAATCGGGTCGCAGCAAATGACAGCGGACGAAAAGCGCCGCGTCAGAGAGCTTTTCCCCAATGCTCTGATCGTGCAGCATTACGGCCTCACCGAAGCCTCGCGCAGCACCTTCCTGCAGATTTCCGGCGCATCGAAGGACGTGCTGGAATCCGTAGGCCAACCCGTTGGGCGTACAGATGTGCAACTCAGCGCTGACGGTCGTATTCGGATCCGCGGCCCGCATGTCGCAAAATCGCGCATTGACGGCGACGGTTTGCATGACCTGCAGGACGCCGAGGGCTGGCTGCAAACCAACGACCTTGGACACATGCGGGACGGCCATCTGTTTTTCGATGGCCGGGCCGACGATCTGATCAATTGCGGTGGCATGAAGATCGTTCCCGACCAGCTCGAAGAGCATATTCGCTCGCGGCTAGAATCTGGTGCGCAGATTGCGGTTGCGAAAGTCCCTGATGCTCAGCGTGGCGACGGCGTGTTAGTCGCGGTACAAACCGGCCCATCCGAAACCGGGCCAGTGCGAGATGCGGCAGTAGCTGCGCTGCGCGAAATGGGGGTCGAGGCCGGCAGTTCGCTGCATATCATGGCTGTGGATGCCATACCCAAAACGGGCACCGGCAAGGTGCAAAGAGGTGTGCTCGCAGAGCAGTTTGTTTCGCAGTGGCTCACGGAGCCTGCCGAGCCGACCTTGCCTACAAGCAAGATCAACGACGTACTCTCTCTGTTTCGGCATGAATTTTCCGGTCAAGCGATTCGACCGGACGATACGTTCGAGACTCTTGGCGGGGACTCCCTGCTATACATTCAGTTCTCTCTGAGTTTCGAAAAGCGCTTTGGACAGCTGCCGAATAAATGGGAACAGCTCAGTGTAGCTGAGCTGCAGCGCCACGTTGGCGTGAACGTCAAGACCATCTGGCGTCGACTGGAGTCTGTTACCTTGACGCGTGCGTTTTTCATGGTCTGCATCGTCGCCTTGCACACCGGTGCGTTTGTCTACAGTCCCAATTGGGGAGCAGCCTATTTTCTGGTCATGCTCGCGGGTTACTCTGTTGCCCGCTTTCAATTGCCCGAGATCATCCGCACCGGCAGCGTCAGAACGCTGCTCGGGACCATCAAGTATGTGGCAATTCCAACGCTGATATTGGTCGCCTTGTTGCAGGTATACACTCAAAATTTCGAAGTAACGCCACTGCTCTTGGTCTCCAATTTTCTCGACCCTCATACACTAAGGGGATTTCACTTTTACTTCATTGAGTTCTACGTCCAGCTGCTGCTGCTTGCTGCATTGTTGTTTTCTTTTTCGACAGTGCGCGAGTCGTTCCGTGTGCGCCCGATGTTCAGTGCTCTTGTTTTGCTCATGGCAGTGGTTCTGGTTGACCGGACCATCGAATCTTTCTGGAACGGTGATTACAACTACCACCGGACCCCGTGGCATTATGCATGGGCTTTCGTGCTTGGCATGGTTCTGGCGGGTGCGAACGATCTGCGCACCCGGCTTTTGGCTCTGGCCGTCTCGATCGTGGCAGTTTGGTCCGTGTGGGGGCTGAGTTCTGCTGCGTACTACGTGGGTGGTGGATGTGTGATCGTGTTGTTCGTGCGCGCCTTTGTCGTGCCAGCGCCAGCGAAGGTGTTGGTGGCCGAAATCGCCGGTGCTTCGATGTTTATTTATCTCAGCCATTACGAGATGATTATCATTGTGACCAAGGTATTCGGCGAGAACAAGCCATGGGTGTCACTGATTTCGGCAGTCATCGTCGGTGTCGCATTGACCCATATGTATGCATTTTGTGAACGGCGGTTTATTCAGTCGAGAAAATTGGCCCGATGA
- a CDS encoding IS3 family transposase (programmed frameshift): protein MNKKSGTSKDAADKLVKNIRRKTRQTYSAEEKIRIVLAGLRGEESISVLCRREGIAESLYYSWSKEFLEAGKRRLSGDTARQATSPEVKDLRSESLALKECVADLTLENRLLKKKHDRGWGGREMRYPASEKLEIIRTVEGSHLPARQTLDMLGIPRATFYRWYDRYVDGGLDALADHAPRPGSVWNRIPQDRRDDLIEFALEFEALTTRELAVKYTDEKRYFISESSAYRILKEADLITAPAHVVIKAADEFKDKTTAINQMWQTDFTYFKIIGWGWYYLSTILDDYSRYIIAWKLCSTMRAADVTDTIELALAESGCDQAVVRHKPRLLSDNGSCYISGDLADWLEDHKMTHVRGAPFHPQTQGKIERWHQTMKNRVLLENYYLPGDLEQQIGAFVEYYNNQRYHESLNNVTPADVYFGRDKAILREREKIKKQTIRQRRLQHQKQAA from the exons ATGAACAAGAAATCCGGAACGTCTAAGGACGCAGCTGACAAGCTGGTCAAGAACATCCGCCGCAAGACCCGTCAGACCTATTCGGCTGAGGAGAAGATCCGCATCGTCTTGGCGGGTCTGCGAGGCGAAGAGAGCATTTCGGTGCTCTGTCGCCGTGAAGGCATCGCCGAAAGCCTATATTACAGCTGGTCGAAGGAATTCCTTGAGGCTGGCAAGCGGCGATTGTCCGGCGACACGGCCCGGCAGGCAACGTCGCCAGAAGTCAAAGATCTGCGCTCGGAGTCACTTGCCCTGAAGGAATGCGTGGCAGACCTGACCCTTGAGAACCGTCTGCTCA AAAAAAAGCATGACAGGGGCTGGGGAGGCAGAGAAATGAGGTATCCCGCGTCCGAGAAGCTGGAAATCATCCGAACGGTTGAAGGCTCACATCTACCGGCCAGGCAGACCCTCGACATGCTGGGCATCCCGCGCGCGACCTTCTACCGTTGGTATGATCGTTATGTCGACGGCGGCCTTGATGCCCTGGCGGACCACGCACCCCGTCCAGGTTCTGTCTGGAACCGTATTCCACAGGATCGGCGCGATGATTTGATCGAGTTCGCGCTGGAATTTGAGGCCCTGACGACACGGGAGCTGGCGGTGAAATACACCGACGAGAAGCGGTATTTTATATCTGAATCATCAGCATATCGTATTCTGAAGGAAGCTGACCTGATCACGGCGCCCGCGCATGTGGTGATCAAGGCGGCCGACGAGTTTAAAGACAAAACCACGGCAATCAACCAGATGTGGCAGACCGATTTCACCTACTTCAAGATCATCGGGTGGGGCTGGTATTACCTCAGCACGATCCTGGACGATTACAGCCGCTACATCATTGCGTGGAAGCTCTGCAGCACCATGCGTGCTGCCGATGTGACCGACACTATCGAGTTGGCTCTGGCGGAATCGGGTTGCGACCAGGCGGTCGTGCGCCACAAGCCGCGGCTGCTCAGCGACAACGGCTCATGCTATATCTCTGGCGATCTGGCCGATTGGCTGGAGGATCACAAAATGACGCACGTCCGCGGGGCGCCATTCCACCCACAGACACAAGGCAAGATCGAACGCTGGCACCAAACTATGAAGAACCGGGTTCTGCTGGAGAATTACTACCTGCCCGGCGATCTCGAGCAGCAGATCGGGGCCTTCGTCGAATATTACAATAACCAACGATACCACGAGAGTCTGAACAACGTCACACCCGCCGACGTCTACTTCGGCCGCGATAAAGCCATTCTCAGGGAAAGGGAGAAGATCAAGAAACAGACAATCCGACAGCGCCGCTTGCAACACCAGAAACAAGCCGCATAA